A window from Gossypium raimondii isolate GPD5lz chromosome 7, ASM2569854v1, whole genome shotgun sequence encodes these proteins:
- the LOC105787364 gene encoding protein C2-DOMAIN ABA-RELATED 4: protein MKVEKEKRNVFQLAVQRRRRLRAKMHSLIEGATRAADLESSESVMDNLMGLLRVHVKRGVNLAVRDVRSSDPYVVVKMGNQRLKTRIVKKDVNPEWNDDLTLSITDPDIPVSLTVYDHDTFSKDDKMGDSEFEVRSFIEALKTYTNLEEIPSGTVLSRLKPDTDNCLVDESAIYVNNEGKIIQDLFLRLRNVECGEVEIQLQWIHYPGSKTF, encoded by the exons ATGA AggtagagaaagaaaagagaaacgTCTTTCAGTTGGCCGTACAAAGGAGGAGGAGATTAAGAGCGAAAATGCACAGTTTAATAGAAGGCGCAACAAGAGCTGCAGACCTAGAATCGAGTGAGTCTGTGATGGACAACTTGATGGGTTTGCTGCGGGTTCACGTTAAACGGGGCGTTAACCTTGCCGTTCGTGATGTCCGTAGCAGCGATCCTTATGTAGTTGTTAAGATGGGCAACCAg AGATTGAAGACTCGTATAGTAAAGAAGGATGTAAACCCTGAGTGGAATGATGATTTAACTCTTTCAATAACAGATCCTGATATTCCAGTCAGTCTG ACTGTTTACGACCATGACACGTTCAGCAAGGATGACAAAATGGGAGATTCAGAGTTCGAGGTGAGGTCATTCATAGAAGCTTTGAAAACGTATACGAATTTGGAAGAAATACCAAGTGGAACAGTATTATCAAGGTTGAAACCGGACACCGACAACTGCCTGGTGGATGAGAGTGCCATATACGTGAATAATGAAGGGAAGATCATCCAAGACCTCTTCCTTAGATTGAGAAATGTGGAGTGTGGGGAAGTGGAGATCCAACTGCAGTGGATTCATTACCCTGGCTCTAAaaccttttga